A DNA window from Luteolibacter luteus contains the following coding sequences:
- a CDS encoding DUF7133 domain-containing protein, translated as MHRSTRYLISIATVGSACALPDGFVMKEFAGPPNADYPAAITVSASGDVYVSSDQNGSLGHKEHMGRIIRCRDKDGDGKADEFIHFVPDVDSPRGGHFVGDTLYLIHPPYLSSYRDTNGDGVADETKTLVTGLGGGIEHPRGADHTTNGVRMGIDGWLYISVGDFGTFPAKGTDGSTYTLHGGGVLRVRPDGSQIEPYALMVRNICDTAISPELDLFSRDNTNDGKGWNTRFHHYTALGDHGYPRLYQNFADEAIKPLADYGGGSGTGSLWLSEPGFPKEFTDALFSTDWTTGTVHYHPWKRSGASFSVEQQTFEKLPHATDVDVDGNSRLFLADWRDGGFDYAGKDKPVGMIHIVTYPGATPAKYTDVTKVDDAALVKLLESASAVQRLEAQREILKRGRKPAFAESILAIAKDTKQSVAVRTAAIWTFKQAYGASSTKPLSELAGDATIKEQILRALTDNKKELNGVPAKLYGDALKDKDPRVVLQALVGIEHLQLKGAAPAIISASMDWREESDSPRLMHTAMQVLVSLENIPALLTAVNDTATRKLALLALERIHKMEVVDGLLATFGKSKDFELRFDVLAALARLSHQEKEWDMKKWWETRPDDRGPYYEPVEWDATTKIVGAIEKGFGMVPPDRQNQLLDILGKNRMDVAGMKLAGADPVLAALGAKELNETQLMLLVEASKDKKRPFAQRVEFFNALPKAGEAKSMPFRLAVLSTWSQDKEVAGDAEKYISDFVNSAERGNQIGALREIAAKQGNAASRIAWKAMITVASSPLAKEEAKKRVQKEVEKTPREVGFFLAIADLKAPGFDKQIEEGMHWDNSELINAAKTAKEAVAALGSSGKKVAEVPAAEVAKTAMESKGDVATGQRLFTSQGCIACHAVDPKAEQKGPYLGAAGAKFTRDYLIDSVLDPNKVVAQGFQTSMFKMKDGTAQMGFVTGEVDGIVDLRNITGQVMKLKRADVAEETHMPQSMMPPGLAAGLSVQDFTSLIEYLSSLKATGG; from the coding sequence ATGCATCGATCCACCCGATATTTGATCTCCATTGCCACCGTTGGCAGCGCCTGCGCGTTGCCGGATGGCTTCGTCATGAAGGAATTCGCCGGTCCGCCGAATGCGGATTACCCGGCGGCCATCACGGTCTCCGCAAGCGGGGACGTGTACGTTTCATCGGACCAGAACGGTTCGCTCGGCCACAAGGAACACATGGGCCGCATCATCCGCTGCCGTGACAAGGACGGTGATGGCAAGGCGGACGAGTTCATTCACTTCGTGCCGGATGTGGACAGCCCGCGCGGCGGCCACTTCGTGGGCGATACCCTTTACCTGATCCATCCGCCCTACCTCAGCTCCTACCGCGATACCAACGGGGACGGCGTGGCGGACGAGACGAAGACTCTTGTGACCGGCCTCGGCGGCGGCATCGAGCACCCGCGCGGTGCCGACCACACGACGAACGGCGTGCGCATGGGCATCGACGGCTGGCTTTACATCTCGGTGGGCGACTTTGGCACCTTCCCGGCAAAGGGCACGGATGGCTCCACCTACACGCTTCATGGCGGCGGCGTGCTCCGCGTCCGCCCGGACGGCTCGCAGATCGAGCCCTACGCGCTGATGGTCCGGAATATCTGCGACACGGCTATTTCCCCCGAACTGGATCTTTTCAGCCGCGACAACACAAACGACGGCAAGGGCTGGAACACCCGCTTCCACCACTACACCGCACTCGGTGATCACGGTTATCCTCGGCTTTACCAGAATTTCGCCGACGAGGCGATCAAGCCGCTGGCAGACTACGGTGGTGGCTCCGGCACCGGCTCGCTGTGGCTCAGCGAACCCGGCTTTCCGAAGGAGTTCACCGACGCGCTCTTCTCGACCGACTGGACGACCGGGACGGTCCATTACCATCCATGGAAGCGATCCGGCGCGAGCTTCAGCGTGGAGCAGCAGACCTTTGAAAAGCTGCCACACGCCACGGACGTGGACGTGGACGGCAATTCCCGCCTCTTCCTCGCCGACTGGCGGGACGGTGGCTTCGACTACGCCGGCAAGGACAAGCCGGTAGGCATGATCCACATCGTAACCTACCCGGGAGCCACTCCGGCAAAGTACACCGATGTGACGAAGGTGGACGATGCCGCCTTGGTGAAGCTGCTGGAATCCGCGAGCGCGGTGCAGCGGCTCGAAGCACAACGCGAAATCCTGAAGCGCGGCAGAAAGCCCGCCTTCGCGGAAAGCATCCTGGCCATCGCGAAGGATACGAAGCAATCGGTGGCCGTCCGCACGGCGGCGATCTGGACCTTCAAACAAGCCTACGGTGCCTCTAGTACCAAGCCGCTTTCCGAGCTCGCAGGTGATGCAACCATCAAGGAGCAGATCCTTCGCGCGCTGACCGACAACAAGAAGGAGCTGAACGGTGTGCCCGCAAAGCTCTATGGCGATGCCCTGAAGGACAAGGATCCGCGGGTGGTGCTGCAGGCCTTGGTAGGCATCGAGCATTTGCAATTGAAGGGCGCGGCCCCGGCCATCATCTCGGCCTCGATGGATTGGCGCGAGGAAAGCGATTCGCCGCGCTTGATGCACACCGCCATGCAGGTGCTGGTCTCGCTGGAGAATATCCCCGCCCTCCTCACTGCGGTGAACGACACCGCGACCCGCAAGCTCGCGCTGCTCGCCTTGGAGCGTATCCACAAGATGGAAGTGGTGGATGGCCTGCTGGCCACCTTCGGCAAATCGAAGGATTTCGAACTCCGCTTCGATGTGCTCGCCGCTTTGGCGCGCCTGAGCCATCAGGAGAAGGAATGGGACATGAAGAAGTGGTGGGAGACTCGTCCTGATGACCGCGGCCCCTACTACGAGCCGGTGGAGTGGGATGCCACGACCAAGATCGTCGGCGCGATCGAGAAAGGCTTCGGCATGGTCCCGCCAGACCGCCAGAACCAGCTTCTCGATATCCTCGGCAAGAACCGCATGGACGTAGCCGGGATGAAGCTCGCGGGAGCCGATCCGGTTCTGGCCGCCCTCGGAGCCAAGGAACTGAACGAAACGCAACTGATGCTTCTCGTGGAAGCGTCCAAGGACAAGAAGCGCCCCTTCGCCCAACGCGTGGAGTTCTTCAATGCCTTGCCAAAGGCAGGCGAAGCCAAGTCGATGCCCTTCCGTTTGGCGGTGCTATCCACCTGGAGCCAAGACAAGGAGGTGGCCGGTGACGCGGAGAAATACATCAGCGACTTCGTGAACTCCGCAGAGCGAGGCAACCAGATCGGCGCACTCCGCGAGATCGCTGCCAAGCAGGGCAACGCCGCCAGCCGCATCGCGTGGAAGGCGATGATCACGGTGGCTTCCAGTCCGCTGGCAAAGGAAGAGGCGAAGAAGCGGGTGCAGAAGGAAGTCGAAAAAACCCCGCGCGAAGTGGGCTTCTTCCTGGCAATCGCCGACCTGAAGGCGCCCGGCTTCGACAAGCAAATCGAGGAAGGCATGCACTGGGACAACAGCGAGCTGATCAACGCCGCAAAGACTGCCAAGGAAGCAGTGGCGGCGCTGGGCTCCAGCGGCAAGAAGGTGGCCGAGGTCCCCGCTGCCGAAGTCGCGAAGACCGCGATGGAGAGCAAGGGCGATGTCGCCACCGGCCAGCGCCTGTTCACTTCGCAGGGCTGCATCGCCTGCCACGCCGTGGATCCGAAGGCCGAGCAAAAGGGCCCTTACCTCGGTGCCGCGGGCGCGAAGTTTACCCGTGACTACCTCATCGACTCGGTGCTGGATCCGAACAAGGTGGTAGCCCAAGGCTTCCAGACCTCGATGTTCAAGATGAAGGATGGCACGGCGCAGATGGGCTTCGTGACTGGCGAAGTGGATGGCATCGTCGACCTTCGCAACATCACCGGCCAAGTGATGAAGCTGAAGCGCGCCGACGTGGCGGAAGAAACGCACATGCCGCAATCGATGATGCCGCCGGGCCTCGCTGCGGGACTTTCCGTGCAGGACTTCACCTCGCTGATCGAATACCTCAGCTCGCTGAAGGCGACGGGCGGCTGA
- a CDS encoding sugar phosphate nucleotidyltransferase, whose protein sequence is MIRKAFLLGAGLGTRLRPLTDLLPKPLVPLFHKPLIEWAMESCLAAGITDFAINTHHLPDKWTYAESEDTSLLAGNGFSPKGGVWKNTPIHLFHEPVLLETGGGVKNIEPWAAGESVLVHNGDIFSSLPLDKLIAAHEASECPVTLALRSKGDATHIAIEGDRVIDIRAKLGISEGTHVFTGIYCFDPELFDLLPPGEKASVIPAFLELARQGRLGAIVLDEGEWRDLGDHASYLAAHREMALAPAIHPEAVIDPGAIVTGSVVGPMAVISEGATVKASVLWPGARVEKGTPIEGQIICR, encoded by the coding sequence GTGATTCGCAAGGCCTTCCTCCTTGGTGCCGGTCTGGGCACGCGGCTCCGACCGCTTACCGATCTACTGCCGAAACCGCTTGTGCCGCTTTTCCACAAGCCGCTCATCGAATGGGCAATGGAGTCCTGCCTTGCAGCCGGGATCACCGATTTCGCGATCAATACCCACCATCTTCCGGACAAGTGGACCTACGCCGAAAGTGAGGACACGAGCCTTTTGGCAGGAAACGGTTTCTCCCCAAAAGGGGGGGTATGGAAAAACACCCCGATCCACCTTTTCCACGAGCCCGTACTCCTCGAGACGGGCGGCGGCGTGAAAAACATCGAGCCGTGGGCGGCGGGGGAAAGCGTGCTCGTCCACAATGGAGACATCTTTTCCTCCCTCCCGCTGGATAAGCTGATTGCTGCCCACGAAGCTTCGGAGTGCCCCGTGACGCTCGCACTCCGCTCGAAAGGAGACGCCACGCACATCGCCATCGAAGGAGATCGGGTGATCGATATCCGGGCGAAGCTCGGGATCTCCGAAGGCACCCATGTCTTCACGGGCATCTACTGCTTTGATCCCGAGCTCTTCGATCTCCTGCCTCCCGGCGAGAAGGCCTCGGTGATTCCCGCCTTCCTGGAACTCGCAAGGCAGGGACGCCTCGGAGCCATTGTCCTCGATGAGGGTGAGTGGCGCGATCTTGGTGACCACGCAAGCTATCTCGCCGCCCATCGCGAGATGGCCCTTGCCCCCGCGATCCATCCGGAGGCGGTCATTGATCCCGGTGCGATCGTCACGGGTAGTGTCGTCGGCCCGATGGCTGTCATCTCGGAAGGAGCTACGGTGAAGGCCTCGGTTTTGTGGCCCGGAGCGCGGGTTGAGAAGGGTACCCCGATAGAAGGCCAAATCATCTGCCGCTGA
- a CDS encoding DUF1800 family protein: MNPTLSGRRRAVLLASLLSAGLSAVAVAAPKYESGSLILSQPNSGTWKVVNFTTAFPSIPVVVLGTATNADTAGFAARVRNVTATGFEYQIDEWDYLDGVHGQETLNYLAIEPGTHTIDGKVWQAGRASGVTRSLQTVTLGSGFSAAPVVLAQVESTANAKAVTSRVQAVTTTNFQLKAITQESDAAALTSESVGWIAIAPSTGTLDGAGFQAAKTGANVTDAWKTITFGSTLKQPLFFAQSQTNNGADPFVIRRRNLSGTGVEIFLQEEQSAGTETAHANGEDVGFLAIGETQGEVRSKLELGELIQNQATAGTWHTVNFSVTYANPVVVFGPSTQNDSDPLGVRVRNVTSTGFEWQFDEWDYQDGAHAEEKVHYLVAEEGSYIIGGLLWQFGRAAAVNQAASALTFAEAFAVAPVVLTQTASRNGASAVKSRVSGVSATGFFVRLEEENAQDQTHVNEAVHYLAVQQGNGRLLTPPYLSVNTFLTAAEVTEFFKSQAFTRKVADPFLFADAQTRNDIDPVTLRFRNLNANGADLRLQEESSLDVNIAHTAEKLGYLSIAGSLDTDEDGLPDVWEIANGLNPNNAADALLDPDGDGLSNLAEQTHGTNPNVANGAGSITVTTLAPDAFEKEGGLASFLVTRSGGTAPATVGFALGGTATSGDYVVKDDRGVTLSGTVSFGAGETTRTVYIVPALDTLEEYPESLTLTISNGSGYAVGTPKVATVKIKDATDAPANEQLFVAYLTRQGTAQSYGSGVATLFLNGSKTAARVNLSFSGLTSNQVNAYLRYGVTSGVGPELRPTLPIGQVTNETWTVNPVGALNGQDLIDGLFQSGGKWVYLNIGTGTYPAGEIAGTFSRQTGSSTFTPPPAPPTPGTLTGDALTRDVSRFLTQATFGPTKAEIDGLVNAIQTTYAGDRLAAYSAWIDTQFAYDQTKLLAYTEAADAHEWNLRGASPSNFTNNDEPNYHNRRRGWWLISTKAQDQLRQRAAFALSEIFVVSEELALLRNKHYGLADYYDQLGVRADGNFRTLIEDVSKSPIMGKYLSHLQNQKTVTDANGNVLISPDENYAREILQLFSIGLVELHPDGTLKLGSDGLPISTYDNDDITNLARVFTGWSFSKKNGGSGAGYAVQDNTNFFQGNGPAYYQASWTNPLKNFAAYHDTGAKTVLGNNIAAGLGGEADLDTALDIIFAHPNVGPFISKLLIQRLVTSNPSRGYVYRVAQKFENNGSGTRGALKAVIRAILLDPEARDLSLVQQVGYGKQKEPIVRYVQLLRAFDGKSSLPLSALSSFGYPAAQLNNFPTGTTLYRYPNTDTALGQTPQNAPSVFNWFLPGFNPGGELAQAGLVAPELQLSTETGVIRTTNYANTIIQNNDGQNVNRLVGSTNDLEENVKLDRTTYEQLYDARITAGDSVAQATTTVLDQLDLLLTAGSFKAGYGSAATPNPRSIVIDTVTSLDPAATTAVRVKELIYLLATSPEYVNQK; this comes from the coding sequence ATGAATCCCACTCTATCCGGGCGGCGTCGTGCTGTCCTCCTCGCGTCCCTGTTGTCCGCCGGCCTCTCAGCCGTTGCGGTAGCGGCCCCCAAATATGAATCCGGATCCTTGATCCTTTCCCAGCCGAACTCCGGCACTTGGAAAGTGGTGAACTTCACCACGGCCTTCCCTTCGATTCCCGTGGTCGTGCTCGGCACCGCGACGAATGCGGATACGGCCGGCTTTGCGGCCCGCGTCCGAAATGTCACGGCGACCGGATTTGAGTACCAGATCGATGAATGGGACTACCTTGATGGTGTCCATGGCCAGGAGACCCTGAACTATCTGGCGATCGAACCGGGGACCCACACGATCGATGGCAAGGTCTGGCAAGCAGGCCGGGCGAGCGGGGTCACCCGCAGCTTGCAGACGGTGACACTCGGGAGCGGCTTCAGCGCGGCCCCCGTGGTGCTGGCCCAAGTGGAGTCCACCGCGAATGCGAAGGCGGTGACGAGCCGTGTGCAGGCGGTGACCACCACGAACTTCCAGCTCAAGGCGATCACACAGGAGTCCGATGCAGCGGCCTTGACGAGCGAGTCCGTCGGTTGGATTGCGATCGCGCCTTCCACCGGCACGCTGGATGGGGCGGGCTTCCAAGCGGCGAAGACCGGTGCCAACGTGACCGATGCGTGGAAGACGATCACTTTCGGCAGCACGCTTAAGCAGCCGCTGTTCTTCGCGCAGTCCCAGACAAACAATGGTGCCGATCCCTTCGTGATCCGCCGCAGGAATCTCAGTGGCACCGGCGTGGAGATCTTTCTTCAAGAAGAGCAATCGGCCGGCACGGAAACAGCACACGCCAATGGTGAGGATGTCGGCTTCCTGGCGATCGGCGAAACGCAAGGAGAAGTGCGGTCTAAGCTGGAGCTTGGCGAATTGATCCAGAATCAGGCGACCGCAGGAACCTGGCACACGGTGAACTTCTCCGTGACCTACGCGAATCCCGTGGTGGTCTTCGGACCTTCGACGCAGAACGACAGCGATCCCTTGGGCGTTCGCGTCCGCAACGTGACGTCCACCGGCTTCGAGTGGCAGTTCGATGAATGGGACTACCAAGACGGCGCGCATGCCGAGGAGAAGGTGCACTACCTTGTCGCGGAAGAGGGCAGCTACATCATCGGCGGACTGCTCTGGCAATTTGGCCGCGCCGCGGCGGTCAATCAGGCGGCATCGGCCCTCACCTTTGCCGAGGCCTTCGCGGTGGCTCCGGTGGTTCTCACGCAAACCGCTTCGCGGAATGGAGCCAGCGCGGTGAAGTCGCGGGTCAGCGGCGTCAGCGCCACCGGCTTTTTCGTTCGCCTTGAGGAGGAGAACGCGCAGGACCAGACGCACGTCAATGAGGCGGTGCACTATCTGGCAGTGCAGCAGGGGAATGGCCGACTGCTCACGCCGCCCTATCTGTCGGTAAACACTTTTCTAACAGCCGCGGAGGTGACGGAGTTCTTCAAGTCCCAGGCCTTCACGCGGAAAGTGGCGGATCCCTTCCTCTTTGCGGATGCGCAGACGCGGAATGACATCGATCCCGTCACGCTGCGGTTCCGGAATCTCAATGCGAATGGCGCGGACCTGCGCTTGCAGGAGGAAAGCTCGCTGGATGTGAACATTGCGCACACCGCGGAGAAGCTCGGCTACCTTTCGATCGCCGGTTCCCTGGACACGGATGAGGATGGCTTGCCGGATGTCTGGGAGATCGCGAACGGACTGAATCCGAACAATGCAGCGGATGCCTTGCTCGATCCCGACGGCGATGGTCTCAGCAACCTGGCTGAGCAGACCCACGGCACCAATCCGAATGTCGCTAATGGTGCCGGAAGCATCACGGTCACGACCTTGGCGCCGGATGCCTTCGAGAAAGAGGGAGGACTTGCTTCTTTCCTGGTCACCCGCAGCGGAGGCACGGCGCCGGCGACTGTTGGTTTCGCCCTCGGTGGCACCGCAACAAGTGGCGACTACGTCGTGAAGGACGACCGCGGCGTGACTCTCAGCGGCACCGTGTCCTTCGGGGCAGGGGAGACGACGAGGACGGTCTACATTGTCCCGGCCCTTGATACGCTGGAGGAGTATCCAGAGAGCCTGACGCTCACCATCTCCAATGGCTCCGGCTACGCGGTGGGCACGCCGAAGGTGGCGACAGTGAAGATCAAGGATGCGACCGATGCTCCCGCGAACGAGCAACTCTTCGTGGCCTACCTCACTCGCCAGGGGACGGCACAGTCCTATGGCTCTGGCGTGGCGACGCTCTTCCTGAATGGATCGAAGACCGCCGCACGGGTGAACCTCAGCTTCAGCGGCCTGACTTCGAACCAGGTGAACGCTTACCTGCGCTACGGAGTGACCTCCGGCGTGGGACCGGAATTGCGGCCTACCTTGCCGATCGGTCAGGTGACGAATGAAACCTGGACGGTCAATCCGGTGGGTGCGCTCAATGGGCAGGATCTCATCGATGGTCTTTTCCAGAGCGGAGGGAAGTGGGTCTACCTTAATATCGGTACCGGTACCTATCCGGCGGGTGAGATCGCAGGAACTTTCTCCCGGCAGACGGGGTCGAGCACCTTCACTCCTCCGCCTGCGCCGCCGACTCCGGGCACGCTGACCGGAGATGCGCTGACGCGTGATGTCTCGCGCTTCCTCACGCAGGCCACCTTCGGCCCGACCAAAGCGGAGATCGACGGGCTGGTGAATGCGATCCAGACCACCTATGCGGGCGACCGCTTGGCTGCTTACTCAGCATGGATCGACACCCAATTCGCCTATGATCAGACCAAGCTGCTGGCCTATACTGAAGCGGCGGACGCCCATGAGTGGAATTTGCGAGGTGCCTCGCCCTCGAACTTCACGAACAACGATGAGCCGAACTACCATAACCGCCGTAGGGGATGGTGGCTCATCTCGACGAAAGCCCAGGACCAGCTCCGCCAGCGCGCGGCCTTCGCTCTGAGTGAGATCTTCGTAGTATCGGAGGAACTCGCTCTGCTGCGGAACAAGCACTACGGCCTGGCGGACTACTACGATCAGCTGGGAGTCCGTGCCGATGGCAACTTCCGCACCCTCATCGAGGATGTGAGCAAGAGCCCGATCATGGGCAAATACCTGAGCCATCTGCAGAACCAGAAGACGGTGACGGATGCCAATGGCAACGTCTTGATCAGCCCGGATGAGAATTACGCCCGGGAGATCCTCCAGCTCTTCTCGATCGGTTTGGTCGAGTTGCATCCAGATGGCACGTTGAAGCTGGGAAGCGACGGCTTGCCGATCTCGACCTACGACAACGATGACATCACGAACCTGGCCCGCGTTTTTACCGGCTGGAGTTTCAGTAAGAAGAACGGTGGATCGGGTGCCGGTTATGCGGTGCAGGACAATACGAATTTCTTCCAAGGAAACGGCCCGGCCTATTACCAGGCTTCGTGGACGAATCCGCTGAAGAACTTTGCGGCTTACCATGACACCGGTGCGAAGACCGTGCTCGGAAACAACATTGCTGCAGGGCTAGGTGGTGAAGCGGACCTGGATACCGCCTTGGACATCATCTTCGCCCATCCGAATGTCGGCCCCTTCATCAGCAAGCTGCTGATCCAGCGGCTGGTCACCTCGAATCCGAGTCGCGGCTACGTGTATCGCGTCGCGCAAAAGTTCGAGAACAATGGCTCCGGAACCCGTGGCGCGTTGAAGGCGGTGATCCGCGCGATCCTGCTCGATCCGGAGGCCCGCGATCTGTCGCTCGTGCAGCAGGTTGGCTATGGCAAGCAGAAGGAACCCATCGTCCGCTACGTGCAGTTGCTGCGTGCCTTCGACGGGAAGTCGTCCTTGCCGCTCTCCGCCCTGAGCTCCTTCGGCTATCCGGCAGCGCAGCTCAATAATTTCCCGACGGGCACCACCCTCTATCGTTATCCGAATACCGATACCGCGCTGGGCCAGACGCCGCAGAACGCGCCTTCGGTCTTCAACTGGTTCCTGCCCGGCTTCAACCCTGGCGGCGAGCTGGCGCAGGCAGGACTGGTGGCTCCCGAGCTCCAGCTCAGCACGGAGACCGGTGTGATCCGCACGACGAACTACGCGAACACCATCATCCAGAATAACGACGGCCAGAACGTGAACCGCTTGGTTGGCTCGACCAATGACCTGGAGGAAAACGTGAAGCTCGATCGGACGACCTATGAGCAACTCTACGATGCACGCATTACCGCGGGCGACAGCGTGGCTCAGGCGACGACGACGGTGCTCGATCAACTCGACCTGCTGCTCACGGCGGGAAGCTTCAAGGCGGGCTATGGCAGTGCGGCCACGCCGAATCCCCGCAGCATCGTGATCGATACGGTCACCTCGCTGGATCCCGCCGCGACCACGGCCGTGCGGGTGAAGGAGCTCATCTACCTGCTCGCCACCTCGCCGGAGTACGTCAACCAGAAGTAA
- a CDS encoding DUF1501 domain-containing protein — MKSQDKDSLQNRRSFLRQSACASLGLTGVINTLAHLRLVNSALAQGLPGGDYKALVVLFLFGGNDSNNLLIPRKNHASYSQYKSARGVLKILDETDSAYVTGQPASIALTGGGATYGVHPAAGGIAQLFNEGDLAFVANVGTLVYPTTRADYNAGSVPLPPQLFSHSDQQVQWQSSVPDQPFSRGWGGRIADLLASQGYAQGQVSLSVSLSGINSLQVADQEVQYAVTPEGAIPLAGYAASGNPYGNALNGDGTYKTTTAGKRLKAFDDITNYTYQHLLDDDHAKVVKRARANEGLVGAALTAAAATGVDFDNLFLNAQSNLGDQLKSIAKLIAGRTALGNSRQIFFASIGGFDTHQDQLDAQTNLLGELGSSLKAFSDTLKALGVNDNVVTITHSDFTRTLTPNGQDAATAGSDHGWGGHQIVLGGPVNGGQIYGSFPSLALGAGLDAGSSNRGRWIPTTSVDQYAAVSANWLGVSPTYLADIFPNLSRFEDPFGSSANLGFL, encoded by the coding sequence ATGAAATCCCAGGACAAAGATTCGCTGCAAAATCGCCGCTCCTTCCTCCGCCAGTCCGCCTGCGCTTCGCTCGGCCTGACGGGAGTGATCAATACGCTGGCCCACCTGCGGCTGGTGAACTCCGCGCTCGCACAGGGTCTTCCCGGCGGTGACTACAAGGCCTTGGTCGTGCTCTTCCTCTTCGGCGGAAACGACTCGAACAACCTGCTTATCCCACGCAAGAACCACGCTTCATACAGCCAATACAAGTCGGCGCGCGGGGTGTTGAAAATTCTCGACGAGACGGACTCCGCCTATGTGACGGGCCAGCCGGCCTCGATCGCTCTAACAGGAGGAGGTGCGACCTATGGTGTGCATCCTGCGGCCGGTGGCATCGCCCAGCTGTTCAATGAAGGCGATCTCGCCTTCGTCGCGAACGTGGGAACGCTGGTGTATCCGACCACGCGGGCGGACTATAATGCGGGCTCGGTGCCGCTGCCCCCGCAGCTCTTTTCCCACTCCGACCAGCAGGTCCAGTGGCAGAGCTCCGTGCCGGATCAGCCTTTCAGCCGCGGCTGGGGCGGGCGCATCGCGGATCTCCTCGCATCGCAGGGCTATGCCCAGGGACAGGTTTCGCTTTCCGTGAGCTTGTCCGGGATCAACAGCCTGCAGGTGGCGGATCAGGAGGTGCAGTATGCCGTGACGCCGGAAGGGGCGATTCCCTTGGCGGGCTACGCTGCCTCGGGCAATCCCTATGGCAATGCACTGAATGGTGATGGCACCTACAAGACGACCACGGCGGGCAAGCGCCTGAAGGCCTTCGATGACATCACGAATTATACCTACCAGCACTTGCTCGATGACGATCATGCGAAGGTGGTGAAGCGTGCACGGGCCAACGAAGGACTTGTCGGAGCGGCTTTAACAGCTGCGGCCGCGACCGGTGTCGATTTCGACAACCTCTTTCTGAATGCCCAGTCGAACTTGGGGGATCAGCTGAAATCGATCGCCAAGCTGATCGCTGGTCGCACTGCCCTGGGCAATAGCCGCCAGATCTTCTTCGCGAGCATCGGCGGCTTCGATACCCATCAGGATCAGCTGGACGCCCAGACTAACCTGCTCGGCGAACTGGGAAGCTCCCTGAAGGCCTTCAGCGACACCCTGAAAGCGCTGGGGGTGAATGACAACGTGGTCACCATTACGCACTCCGATTTCACCCGCACGCTCACCCCGAATGGCCAGGATGCTGCCACTGCAGGCTCCGACCACGGCTGGGGTGGTCACCAGATCGTCCTCGGCGGTCCGGTGAATGGAGGCCAGATCTACGGCTCCTTCCCCTCGCTGGCCCTCGGCGCGGGTCTGGATGCCGGGTCTAGCAACCGCGGCCGCTGGATTCCCACCACCTCGGTCGATCAATACGCTGCCGTCTCGGCAAATTGGCTCGGCGTCTCACCGACTTACCTTGCCGATATCTTCCCGAATCTCTCGCGCTTTGAGGATCCCTTCGGATCGAGCGCGAATCTCGGGTTCCTCTGA
- a CDS encoding phosphotransferase has protein sequence MPTDAILHATRQYLGIDPTVSVTLTPIKKGASGRTIVRVQTPGKDPFIGIHWTDERPDSDNFLPVAKFLKSTKLNVPEIFYEIPHRRVALVEDLGDIDLFSMKGTSFEDREPYYRSALSQIDKLFYSKGPKDFELMPPFDESLYRWEQEYFFDHMVEGLLGMDASELRESSEFEQLARRLGSGAKHLVHRDFQSQNLLLKDGKAWWIDFQGMRRGRQEYDIASLVYDPYMDHSAEERESILAIWEDIAEDRPEETIFRQCASQRLMQAMGAFGNIIRNRGDDWYRQHVPVAARLLAEVTEGTPLEKPLAPVLEKAQEFTP, from the coding sequence ATGCCGACTGACGCCATCCTCCACGCCACCCGCCAGTATCTCGGGATCGATCCCACTGTGTCCGTGACGCTCACCCCGATCAAGAAGGGTGCCTCCGGTCGGACGATCGTGCGCGTGCAAACCCCGGGCAAGGATCCTTTCATCGGCATCCACTGGACCGACGAGCGCCCGGATAGTGACAACTTCCTGCCCGTCGCGAAGTTCCTGAAGAGCACCAAGCTGAATGTGCCGGAGATCTTTTACGAGATCCCGCACCGCCGTGTCGCGCTGGTGGAGGATCTTGGCGACATCGATCTTTTCTCGATGAAGGGCACTTCCTTCGAGGATCGCGAACCCTACTACCGTTCCGCGCTCTCCCAGATCGACAAACTTTTCTACTCGAAGGGTCCGAAGGACTTCGAGCTCATGCCACCCTTCGATGAATCCCTCTACCGCTGGGAGCAGGAGTATTTCTTCGACCACATGGTGGAAGGCTTGTTGGGTATGGATGCGAGCGAGCTACGGGAGTCATCGGAGTTCGAGCAGCTCGCGAGGCGCCTTGGCAGCGGGGCGAAGCATCTCGTCCACCGCGATTTCCAATCCCAGAACCTGCTGCTGAAAGATGGCAAGGCCTGGTGGATCGATTTCCAAGGCATGCGCCGCGGCCGTCAGGAATACGACATCGCATCCCTAGTCTATGATCCCTACATGGATCACTCTGCGGAAGAGCGCGAGAGCATCCTCGCCATCTGGGAAGATATCGCGGAGGACCGCCCGGAAGAAACCATCTTCCGCCAGTGTGCCAGCCAGCGGCTGATGCAGGCGATGGGTGCATTTGGCAATATCATCCGGAATCGCGGAGATGACTGGTATCGCCAGCATGTCCCGGTCGCTGCCCGGCTGCTGGCAGAGGTGACAGAGGGAACGCCGTTGGAAAAACCACTGGCCCCCGTACTGGAGAAGGCCCAAGAGTTCACTCCGTGA